In Porites lutea chromosome 7, jaPorLute2.1, whole genome shotgun sequence, a single window of DNA contains:
- the LOC140943719 gene encoding uncharacterized protein: MANDFKTTEVEIRKVNQLSQFGALLAKVGKKTDEFYALKFDLESYSAGESLSPTVQAWQRSLFKHLKNVSPPPKVIKTTFKEETRKLFGTKFDNKVTLRNAGHQGAHEEIVLLQFDPNFTSTEVFCRHPSCNSRYLEAAKSGKRDLYLCPHHQQKLKDAISDTLAKKNIQIATTKENPDPRQFDGYTSLIGVLEGAYHDAKKFQALERRSPMVEEAILNVRNFLIITNAVLNPNGHNLQLALPPVFRILLLILENSANVPPLVDALLYALRDVIEMILFAFGVIYSWVSISLNSPGSRIGAGVGGAIGGGLGLVMGPWTGVAGIGAGGVLGGFIGSGIYDLVVGDQRAQEMERFRRYWAAADGTGANGQPNNQYVVYHFDGNAFGGLYLHPFPAVQ, encoded by the coding sequence ATGGCAAATGATTTTAAGACCACTGAGGTGGAAATAAGGAAAGTAAATCAGCTGAGCCAATTTGGGGCCCTACTTGCCAAAGTAGGGAAGAAGACCGACGAATTTTATGCTTTGAAATTTGATTTAGAAAGCTATTCAGCCGGGGAATCTTTGTCACCGACGGTTCAAGCATGGCAGCGCAGCcttttcaaacatctaaaaaacGTCTCTCCGCCACCTAAAGTAAttaaaacaacatttaaagaagaaacaagaaagCTTTTTGGGACCAAATTTGATAATAAGGTGACCTTAAGAAACGCCGGTCACCAGGGAGCACACGAAGAGATCGTTCTTCTTCAGTTTGACCCGAACTTCACTTCAACCGAAGTTTTCTGCCGCCATCCATCATGCAACTCAAGATACCTGGAAGCAGCGAAAAGTGGTAAGCGAGATTTGTATCTCTGTCCACATCATCAACAGAAGTTGAAGGACGCAATTTCTGACACCCTGGCCAAGAAAAACATCCAGATCGCCACTACGAAAGAAAATCCCGATCCACGTCAGTTTGATGGATACACTTCGCTGATCGGTGTGCTGGAGGGGGCCTATCACGATGCAAAGAAATTCCAAGCCCTGGAGAGAAGATCCCCGATGGTCGAAGAAGCCATCTTGAACGTCAGGAATTTCTTGATTATAACCAATGCGGTGCTCAACCCTAACGGCCACAACTTGCAACTTGCCTTGCCTCCTGTTTTTCGAATTCTTCTCCTTATTTTGGAGAATTCGGCCAATGTACCACCGTTGGTGGATGCTCTTCTGTACGCTCTCCGAGATGTCATCGAGATGATACTTTTCGCGTTTGGTGTCATCTACTCGTGGGTGTCAATCTCTCTCAATAGCCCTGGTTCGCGGATAGGCGCTGGGGTGGGAGGAGCTATTGGTGGCGGACTTGGTTTGGTGATGGGTCCTTGGACTGGAGTTGCTGGTATAGGAGCAGGAGGCGTGCTTGGAGGCTTCATAGGTAGTGGTATCTACGATCTGGTGGTGGGAGACCAAAGAGCACAAGAAATGGAGAGATTTAGAAGATATTGGGCAGCTGCTGATGGCACAGGAGCCAACGGGCAACCAAACAACCAGTATGTAGTGTATCACTTTGATGGAAATGCTTTTGGAGGATTGTACCTGCATCCATTCCCCGCAGTTCAGTGA